A single genomic interval of Malania oleifera isolate guangnan ecotype guangnan chromosome 13, ASM2987363v1, whole genome shotgun sequence harbors:
- the LOC131145824 gene encoding uncharacterized protein LOC131145824, giving the protein MGILETKLTEDKLMEMMNRKARTWEQLNNFETHRGGRIAVIWNPKKIQVHWAQKSPQAVHCIGKCNVIGKKFLVSFIYGFNSLVGRRELWKDLIQTGNNQPMPWVVLGDFNCVLCAEEKRNVVPPTVYKMKDIRDCFQEAGLVDMNLEGNFLTWSNGMVWCKWDRVMMNQRWIMEGSKVMADFQLPGILSDHSVCQENLFAEQNLGKAPFKFFNMWMNHVDFQNSVVEIWARQYESNNQYRLTRKLKDLKLPLKALNMLHLSHILSRVEKASAEVVEIQEKLQNSPSCQVLQGIYVVKKREAVMLKEANRQFLAQVAKYRYFKNYDRGTSYFHAILKRNRARNHITSVTKQNGVVTESYEQVGIEFVQYYQHLLGEEVRCDKLDDQVISRGPFVNKEERQQMIVPVTDEEIREALFSIGDEKSPGLDGYSVGFFKKA; this is encoded by the coding sequence ATGGGCATCTTAGAGACTAAACTTACTGAGGATAAGCTAATGGAAATGATGAATAGGAAAGCAAGAACATGGGAGCAATTAAATAATTTCGAGACACATAGGGGTGGAAGGATTGCAGTGATATGGAACCCGAAAAAGATTCAAGTCCATTGGGCTCAGAAAAGTCCCCAAGCTGTGCATTGCATAGGTAAATGCAATGTTATTGGAAAAAAATTTTTAGTTAGCTTCATATATGGTTTCAATTCTCTGGTGGGGAGAAGGGAGTTGTGGAAGGATTTAATTCAAACTGGGAATAACCAGCCAATGCCCTGGGTCGTTTTGGGGGACTTCAATTGTGTTCTATGTGCTGAGGAAAAAAGGAATGTTGTCCCTCCTACTGTGTACAAGATGAAGGATATTAGGGACTGTTTCCAGGAAGCAGGTCTGGTTGATATGAATTTAGAAGGTAATTTTCTTACCTGGTCTAATGGTATGGTGTGGTGTAAATGGGACAGGGTGATGATGAACCAAAGGTGGATAATGGAAGGGTCGAAGGTTATGGCAGACTTTCAGCTACCTGGCATTTTATCTGACCATTCAGTGTGTCAAGAAAATCTATTTGCAGAGCAGAATTTAGGTAAAGCCCCCTTTAAGTTTTTTAACATGTGGATGAATCATGTGGACTTCCAGAATTCAGTAGTGGAAATTTGGGCAAGGCAGTATGAGAGTAATAACCAGTATCGATTGACAAGGAAGCTTAAAGACCTTAAATTACCTTTAAAGGCTTTGAACATGCTCCACTTGTCCCACATATTGAGCAGAGTAGAGAAAGCTAGTGCAGAGGTTGTTGAAATCCAAGAGAAGCTCCAAAACAGCCCATCCTGTCAAGTTCTGCAGGGGATATATGTGGTAAAGAAAAGGGAAGCTGTCATGCTAAAGGAGGCTAACAGACAATTTCTTGCACAAGTGGCAAAGtatagatattttaaaaattatgacaGGGGGACTTCATACTTtcatgctatcctcaaaagaAACAGGGCCAGGAATCATATTACTTCAGTGACTAAACAAAATGGTGTTGTTACTGAATCTTATGAGCAAGTTGGAATAGAATTTGTGCAGTACTATCAACATCTGCTGGGTGAGGAAGTGAGGTGTGATAAGCTGGATGATCAAGTGATCTCAAGAGGGCCGTTTGTAAATAAGGAAGAGAGACAACAAATGATTGTGCCTGTAACTGATGAGGAGATAAGGGAGGCTTTATTTAGTATTGGGGATGAAAAATCCCCTGGGCTTGATGGGTATTCTGTAGGATTCTTCAAGAAAGCTTAG